One window from the genome of Pseudanabaena yagii GIHE-NHR1 encodes:
- a CDS encoding metallophosphoesterase family protein, with amino-acid sequence MALKFKFAIASDLHIALPHTIWQHPARFHLVEYSIPAFEEVLSHLATLDLDFLLLPGDLTQHGEPENHQWLAERLTKLPYPVYVIAGNHDVPRVETFDQFTPHYTKFGFNEGISEPNKLYYECEVLPNVRLIGLNSNRFDEEGQQIGWIDDEQLDWLQTVLDRQDYELNLVTIHHNVLEHMHDQSRNALGKRYMLGNNQQLCEILHRANVKMVFTGHLHVQDIAYSDRYDLYDITTGSLVSYPHPYRVLNYISDNLGDRLEVESFRVKSIPEQADFLHFSREWMGNHSHPFVLRLLTHPPLNLPLEVAEKLTPDLRYFWAYIADGDADFHFPHFPKVAQEYFEAFSDVPPKDNNVTLNLKRSLTMR; translated from the coding sequence GTGGCACTTAAGTTTAAATTTGCGATCGCTTCGGATTTGCACATTGCATTGCCCCACACGATTTGGCAACATCCTGCGCGATTTCATCTTGTCGAGTACAGCATTCCCGCATTTGAAGAGGTGCTGTCCCATCTGGCTACCCTAGACTTAGATTTTTTACTATTACCCGGGGATCTCACTCAGCATGGCGAACCTGAAAACCACCAATGGCTAGCGGAGCGACTTACAAAGCTTCCCTATCCTGTCTACGTCATCGCAGGAAACCATGATGTACCAAGGGTCGAAACCTTCGACCAGTTTACGCCGCACTATACGAAGTTTGGATTCAACGAAGGAATTAGCGAACCTAACAAACTCTATTACGAATGCGAAGTATTGCCTAATGTAAGGCTAATTGGATTGAATTCTAATCGCTTTGATGAGGAAGGTCAGCAGATTGGTTGGATTGATGACGAGCAGTTAGATTGGTTGCAGACTGTTCTCGATCGCCAAGATTACGAATTGAACTTGGTGACGATTCATCATAATGTGTTGGAACATATGCATGACCAGTCACGCAATGCCCTCGGAAAGCGCTATATGCTGGGTAATAATCAGCAATTATGCGAGATTTTGCATCGAGCTAATGTGAAGATGGTTTTCACTGGACATCTGCATGTACAGGATATTGCCTATAGCGATCGCTATGATCTCTATGACATTACTACTGGCTCCCTCGTGAGCTATCCCCATCCCTACCGCGTTCTGAATTATATTTCCGATAATTTAGGCGATCGCTTAGAAGTAGAATCCTTCCGCGTGAAATCAATTCCTGAACAGGCTGATTTCTTACATTTCTCACGGGAATGGATGGGCAATCATTCGCACCCCTTTGTGTTGCGGCTACTGACGCATCCACCACTCAATTTGCCTCTAGAGGTTGCAGAGAAACTTACCCCTGACCTACGTTACTTTTGGGCATATATCGCTGATGGTGATGCTGATTTCCATTTTCCCCATTTCCCCAAAGTAGCTCAAGAATATTTTGAAGCCTTTAGCGATGTGCCACCTAAAGATAATAATGTGACGCTAAATCTTAAGCGATCGCTTACCATGAGATGA